A single region of the Mangifera indica cultivar Alphonso unplaced genomic scaffold, CATAS_Mindica_2.1 Un_0075, whole genome shotgun sequence genome encodes:
- the LOC123207400 gene encoding CLAVATA3/ESR (CLE)-related protein 25-like produces the protein MGRSSFFFRALFGAVAVTGFILLLLIGSLESGGNKATTTLSTQSAGNRNHVDSLAREKSINRQELDLNYMSKRRVPNGPDPIHNRRAGNSRRPPGQS, from the exons atgGGGAGGAGTAGTTTTTTCTTTAGGGCGTTGTTTGGAGCTGTTGCAGTGACTGGTTTTATCTTGCTTTTGTTGATTGGAAGCCTGGAAAGTGGAGGAAACAAAGCCACAACAACATTATCTACTCAATCAGCAGGAAATCGAAATCATGTGGATTCTTTAGCAAGAGAGAAATCGATTAACCGTCAGGAGTTGGATCTCAATTACATGAGCAAAAGAAGAGTACCCAATGGACCAGATCCTATTCATAACAG GAGAGCTGGGAACTCTAGAAGACCTCCTGGGCAATCGTAG